Proteins found in one Brevibacillus brevis genomic segment:
- a CDS encoding DNA translocase FtsK — translation MSIVATIESRTRDASPAQPVSSTVPATRRALPFFHMMCSSPMYIIFYSPFVLRTNREKVSQKRKKITIRLILPHFRGKMKGRRWLVKKGRCNMWSWLQKLMNFFQGEREEEIEEEGRPAGTGNPTGNPVPRQPQPQARTKNIYPKERVDNRDTEDNVRQRRERQFRFPVVPDDYLERKRNQSVNSSESNERSRQQAPRERFEPKRETMRPANDRVPETKTEPVFEKKKPELVKNNSEIPQRPVRTPQKEVEKVTRTVFSTEEKRAYQPSEIVSPVYGKITPATREAEHRIHTTAGIIYPRLEQEEHLQQMKQWEQEISERYFPEEQESASTEQNEPQHAFVTNDSVHNEGENAVAKTAVADALDSEQEVAASVQLEETVVEEIKATALQDSDSDAFEPKVEETVADVHEEEVVSESIGQPEPTVSSQTMEERQAHEEAEHRLITTLSAVVQVESEHDGVNVPSVGEENQAVDTALESDGVEEPAYAPAISRLLERAEVDTLELSSAGVGSVSEDTSEQTEPTEPTEPESIVQPIVESVVEPVVVPVATSVAETVPAPVPASSTAQPVNMSQASRAVQPASAPVKDSSNEADQGAESTQPPYALPDLGLLNPSPPVSDDDDEHTQIQKLLLEETLANFNVSAQVVGIVKGPSVTRFELQPAPGVKVNKITGLIDDIKLNLAAKDIRIEAPIPGRNAIGIEVPNMSSQPVLIEKIISSDKFQEHSSPLAVALGMDIGGEPIIADIKKMPHGLIAGSTGSGKSVCINSIIVSLLYKATPEQVRLLLIDPKMVELAPYNHLPHLVTPVVTEAKQATASLKWAVEEMEKRYALFVDAGVRDIDRYNQTTDDQLPYIVIIIDELADLMMVSPQDVEDCIIRIAQKARACGIHLLLATQRPSVDVITGNIKANVPTRLAFAVFSQVDSRTILDQSGAERLLGRGDMLFLESGTTPVRLQGNFVSDDEIERITHMIKKQRKPAYIFSKEDLEQQVASFDSGDDPLYQEALVFVAEQGQASASGLQRRFRVGYNRAARLIEMMEADGYVAGQSGGKARAVLISKEDAQAVVEGSTLL, via the coding sequence TTGTCAATTGTCGCTACGATAGAATCACGCACCAGGGATGCCTCTCCTGCACAACCGGTCAGCAGTACTGTACCTGCTACCAGAAGGGCGCTACCTTTTTTCCACATGATGTGTTCCTCCCCTATGTATATTATTTTTTATTCCCCCTTTGTTCTACGCACAAATAGAGAAAAGGTTTCGCAAAAACGGAAAAAAATCACAATCCGGCTAATTCTGCCTCATTTTCGTGGTAAAATGAAGGGGAGAAGATGGTTAGTGAAGAAAGGGCGTTGCAACATGTGGTCGTGGCTTCAAAAGCTGATGAACTTTTTTCAGGGAGAAAGAGAAGAAGAAATAGAGGAAGAAGGCCGTCCAGCAGGTACCGGTAACCCAACAGGTAATCCCGTTCCCCGTCAGCCTCAGCCTCAGGCGAGAACAAAAAACATATACCCAAAAGAGCGGGTAGACAATCGAGATACAGAAGACAATGTGCGTCAAAGAAGAGAGCGTCAATTTCGTTTTCCGGTTGTCCCGGATGACTATTTGGAGAGGAAGCGCAATCAAAGCGTAAATTCTTCCGAATCGAATGAACGCAGTCGCCAACAGGCACCTCGTGAGCGATTCGAGCCGAAGCGTGAAACGATGCGGCCAGCCAATGATCGCGTGCCAGAAACAAAGACAGAGCCCGTTTTCGAGAAAAAGAAACCTGAGCTTGTCAAAAACAACAGCGAGATACCGCAGCGTCCCGTCCGTACGCCGCAAAAAGAAGTGGAAAAAGTGACGAGAACCGTTTTTTCTACAGAAGAAAAGCGTGCCTATCAGCCTTCTGAAATCGTTTCGCCTGTTTACGGGAAGATTACTCCGGCGACGCGCGAGGCGGAACATCGCATCCATACGACTGCGGGAATCATTTACCCGCGCTTGGAACAAGAAGAGCATTTGCAGCAGATGAAGCAGTGGGAACAAGAGATAAGCGAGCGGTATTTTCCAGAGGAGCAAGAGTCTGCATCTACTGAGCAAAATGAACCGCAGCATGCTTTTGTTACGAATGATTCTGTACATAACGAAGGTGAAAATGCTGTTGCAAAGACTGCTGTGGCAGATGCTCTTGATTCAGAACAAGAAGTTGCTGCTTCCGTACAATTGGAAGAGACGGTAGTAGAAGAAATAAAAGCGACGGCGCTGCAAGATTCTGATTCTGACGCATTCGAGCCAAAAGTCGAAGAGACGGTGGCTGATGTGCATGAGGAAGAAGTGGTATCGGAGTCTATTGGGCAACCAGAACCTACAGTCTCCTCTCAAACGATGGAAGAGCGGCAAGCACATGAAGAAGCCGAGCATAGACTGATTACTACACTCAGTGCGGTTGTGCAGGTGGAAAGCGAGCATGATGGCGTTAACGTTCCTTCTGTTGGTGAGGAGAATCAAGCAGTCGATACGGCCCTAGAGAGCGATGGCGTCGAAGAGCCTGCCTATGCACCTGCTATCAGTCGTTTGCTAGAGAGAGCAGAGGTAGATACACTGGAGCTCAGTTCAGCAGGAGTGGGTTCGGTCTCCGAAGATACGTCAGAGCAAACAGAACCAACAGAACCAACTGAGCCTGAATCCATTGTTCAACCAATTGTGGAGTCCGTTGTGGAACCGGTTGTAGTACCAGTTGCAACCTCTGTTGCAGAAACCGTTCCAGCCCCAGTCCCTGCTTCATCCACAGCACAGCCCGTGAACATGTCCCAGGCATCCAGGGCGGTGCAGCCTGCGTCAGCTCCGGTAAAAGACTCGTCCAATGAAGCTGACCAAGGAGCAGAGTCCACACAGCCGCCATACGCCTTGCCGGATTTGGGACTGCTGAATCCGAGCCCGCCGGTCAGCGATGATGACGATGAGCATACCCAAATTCAAAAGCTGTTATTGGAAGAGACGCTCGCGAATTTCAATGTCAGCGCTCAGGTCGTAGGGATTGTCAAAGGCCCATCCGTGACACGCTTTGAGTTGCAACCGGCTCCCGGGGTAAAAGTGAACAAGATTACGGGATTGATTGACGATATTAAGCTGAATTTGGCTGCCAAAGATATTCGCATCGAGGCACCGATTCCAGGACGCAATGCCATTGGGATCGAAGTCCCGAATATGTCCAGCCAACCTGTATTAATCGAGAAGATCATCAGTTCAGACAAGTTTCAGGAGCATTCATCTCCGCTGGCGGTCGCACTCGGTATGGACATCGGCGGAGAGCCGATTATTGCGGATATTAAAAAGATGCCGCACGGTTTGATTGCCGGCTCGACAGGCTCGGGTAAAAGTGTGTGCATCAACTCGATCATCGTCAGTCTGCTGTACAAAGCGACTCCTGAGCAGGTGCGATTGCTCTTGATCGATCCGAAAATGGTGGAGCTCGCGCCTTACAATCACTTGCCTCATCTGGTTACGCCTGTCGTGACAGAGGCCAAGCAGGCAACGGCATCTCTCAAGTGGGCCGTGGAAGAAATGGAGAAGCGCTATGCTCTTTTCGTAGATGCGGGTGTTCGCGATATTGATCGCTACAATCAGACGACAGATGATCAGCTGCCTTATATCGTGATCATCATCGATGAGCTGGCTGACCTGATGATGGTCTCGCCGCAGGATGTCGAGGATTGCATTATCCGGATCGCTCAGAAAGCACGTGCTTGCGGTATTCATTTGCTTTTGGCGACACAGCGCCCATCTGTGGATGTCATTACCGGAAACATCAAGGCAAATGTACCGACGCGTCTTGCTTTTGCCGTATTCTCCCAAGTTGACTCGCGTACGATTCTCGATCAATCTGGGGCAGAACGACTGTTGGGTAGAGGGGACATGCTGTTCCTTGAGAGCGGCACGACTCCGGTTCGTCTGCAAGGGAACTTCGTCTCGGATGACGAGATCGAGCGAATCACGCACATGATCAAAAAGCAAAGAAAGCCTGCGTATATTTTCAGCAAAGAGGATTTGGAGCAGCAGGTTGCATCGTTTGACAGTGGAGACGATCCGTTGTATCAGGAAGCGCTCGTGTTCGTGGCCGAGCAGGGTCAAGCTTCTGCATCTGGATTGCAACGTCGTTTCCGCGTCGGATATAACCGTGCTGCCCGTCTCATCGAAATGATGGAGGCAGATGGATACGTCGCAGGCCAAAGCGGCGGTAAGGCTCGCGCTGTCCTTATTTCCAAGGAGGACGCACAAGCCGTAGTGGAGGGATCGACACTCCTGTAG